The following coding sequences lie in one Hydrogenophaga sp. PBL-H3 genomic window:
- the orn gene encoding oligoribonuclease — protein MTSAPTPADTALATAATDTPTLAKSDQNLVWIDCEMSGLDPEKERLLEIAVIITGPQLTPRIEGPVLVIHQSDAVLGAMDNWNKGTHGKSGLIDKVKASAVTEEQAQAELLAFIGKYVPRSGSPMCGNTISQDRRFLVKYMPKLEAYFHYRCLDVSTLKELAKRWRPEVYDAFKKHQKHTALADVHESIDELEHYRTHFLR, from the coding sequence ATGACTTCTGCCCCCACTCCGGCCGACACGGCCCTGGCGACCGCCGCCACCGACACCCCCACCCTCGCAAAAAGTGACCAGAACCTGGTCTGGATCGACTGCGAGATGAGCGGCCTGGATCCTGAGAAAGAGCGATTGCTGGAGATCGCGGTGATCATCACTGGCCCGCAACTCACGCCGCGCATCGAAGGCCCGGTGCTGGTGATCCACCAGAGCGATGCGGTGCTGGGCGCCATGGACAACTGGAACAAGGGCACGCACGGCAAGAGCGGCCTGATCGACAAGGTCAAGGCCAGCGCGGTGACCGAAGAACAGGCGCAGGCCGAGCTGCTCGCCTTCATTGGCAAGTACGTGCCGCGCAGCGGATCGCCGATGTGCGGCAACACCATCAGCCAGGACCGCCGCTTCCTTGTGAAGTACATGCCCAAGCTGGAGGCGTATTTCCACTACCGGTGCCTGGACGTGAGCACCCTCAAGGAGCTGGCCAAGCGCTGGCGACCCGAGGTGTACGACGCCTTCAAGAAACACCAGAAGCACACCGCATTGGCCGACGTGCACGAGTCCATCGACGAGCTCGAACACTACCGCACGCACTTCCTGCGCTGA